A stretch of Ipomoea triloba cultivar NCNSP0323 chromosome 11, ASM357664v1 DNA encodes these proteins:
- the LOC115996273 gene encoding glycerol kinase: MSKEQAFVGSIDQGTTSTRFIIYDRSARPVVSHQIEFTQFYPHPGWVEHDPVEILESVKVCVRKAVDKATADGLNVDGLLKAIGITNQRETTVVWSKSSGLPLYNAIVWMDARTTSICRKLEKELPGGRTHFVETCGLPISTYFSAMKLLWLLENVEAVKEAVKSGDALFGTVDSWLIWNMTGGVGKGLHVTDVSNASRTMLMNLKTLDWDKPTLELLGIPAEILPKIVSNSEIIGNIAKGWPITDIPIAGCLGDQHAAMVGQACRKGEAKSTYGTGAFILLNTGEKTIKSTHGLLSTLAYKLGPKAPANYALEGSIAIAGAAVQWLRDSLNLISSASEIEQLALKVESTGGVYFVPAFNGLFAPWWRDDARGVCIGITRFTNKSHIARAVLESMCFQVRDVLDSMHKDAGDKGEVKNDRGEFVLRVDGGATVNNLLMQIQADLLGSPVVRPADIETTALGAAYAAGLAVGIWTEDEIFSCGEKMKKDTIFKPAIEEEVRKKKVDSWCKAVSRTFDLADLSL, translated from the exons ATGTCTAAGGAACAAGCGTTCGTCGGCTCCATTGATCAAGGCACAACCAGCACCCGCTTCATCATCTACGACCGATCCGCCCGACCTGTTGTATCGCACCAGATCGAGTTCACCCAGTTCTACCCTCACCCCGG ATGGGTGGAGCATGATCCGGTGGAGATTCTGGAGAGTGTGAAGGTCTGTGTGAGGAAGGCAGTCGACAAGGCCACCGCCGATGGCCTCAACGTCGACGGCTTACTCAAAGCCATTGGTATCACTAACCAGAGAGAGACCACTGTGGTTTGGAGCAAATCCTCTGGGCTGCCTCTCTACAACGCTATTGTTTGGATGGATGCTCGCACTACCTCCATCTGCAG GAAATTGGAGAAAGAATTACCAGGCGGGAGAACTCATTTTGTTGAGACATGTGGTTTGCCGATAAGCACTTACTTTAGTGCAATGAAGCTGTTGTGGTTGTTGGAGAATGTGGAGGCTGTTAAGGAAGCAGTAAAGAGCGGGGATGCGCTGTTTGGAACTGTTGACAGCTGGTTGATATGGAACATGACGGGAGGGGTGGGGAAAGGTTTACATGTCACTGATGTGTCTAATGCGTCGAGGACTATGTTGATGAATCTTAAAACTCTGGATTGGGATAAGCCAACGCTGGAGTTATTGGGAATTCCTGCAGAGATTTTACCAAAAATTGTTAGTAACTCTGAGATTATAGGAAACATTGCTAAGGGATGGCCGATTACTGATATCCCAATAGCGGGATGTCTTGGAGATCAGCATGCAGCAATGGTCGGGCAAGCTTGCCGAAAAGGTGAAGCAAAAAGCACTTATGGAACTGGGGCGTTCATACTTCTTAACACAGGTGAGAAGACAATTAAGTCGACTCACGGGCTTTTGAGCACTTTAGCTTATAAGCTGGGGCCAAAAGCTCCAGCCAATTACGCTTTGGAGGGCTCGATCGCCATTGCTGGTGCTGCTGTTCAGTGGCTCAGGGATAGTCTCAACTTAATCAGCAGCGCAAGTGAGATTGAGCAGCTGGCGTTGAAGGTGGAATCAACCGGGGGAGTTTATTTTGTGCCAGCTTTTAATGGGTTGTTTGCTCCGTGGTGGCGTGATGATGCTCGGGGAGTTTGTATTGGAATCACGAGGTTTACAAACAAGTCTCACATTGCTCGAGCTGTTCTTGAGAGCATGTGTTTTCAAGTTAGAGATGTGCTGGATTCAATGCACAAGGATGCTGGGGATAAAGGGGAGGTTAAAAATGATCGAGGGGAATTCGTTCTTAGAGTTGATGGTGGTGCTACTGTTAACAATCTTCTAATGCAGATTCAG GCGGATTTGTTGGGTAGTCCAGTGGTGAGGCCAGCGGACATAGAGACAACAGCCCTCGGGGCAGCATATGCTGCTGGATTAGCTGTTGGGATCTGGACAGAAGACGAAATATTTTCCTGCGGTGAGAAAATGAAGAAGGACACCATTTTCAAACCAGCGATCGAGGAAGaagtgaggaagaagaaggtgGATTCTTGGTGCAAAGCTGTTTCAAGAACTTTCGACTTGGCTGATCTATCTTTGTAA